The genomic stretch GACTTTCCGGATCAAAGGCCAGAATAATCAGTTGATCCTCGAGCTGAAAACGCGCATCCAATGCTTCACCCACATCGGATAATGCATAATGAAATGCGAAAGCATTGTCATCATCAATATCATTTTCGGTGTAACTGTCATGGAAAGCCATGATAGCTTCAGTATTGAGCTCAAGTGCAGGGTATATTTTCGCAGCCTGTAATTTTATCTCTGCACTGTCCACTTCATCGATGACCCGTTGATAAAGATGAAAATGACCGGCAGAAAGGTAATCCACAAGGTTATGGCAAAAGTTGTCCAACGCTTTTTCATTCAGCGGTGTATGTTTTTCTTTATTGGGTTTCAGGCCGACCAGTGTGCAGTAAGACACCAGTAGTTCTTTGCGTGCGTGCAGCCATTGATCCACTAACTCATTGCTGCCACCAACGCGTTGGGTCAGTCTTTCCAGACGATTTAGCATGGTTGACTCCGTGAGCGAGAAAAAAGTAACCAAAGGTTACTAATATGTAAATATCAACCCCAGATTGTCAGTCTCGTCGAGGTTATGCAACAACAATTATGGAATTACAGATTACAGAACAACATACCGGCTGGTGGGTCATCAGCTATGAGGGCAAGCTGTGGCTGCCCGAAGGTGAACTGCCGTTTGGCAGCGCGGCGCAATTTTCTCTGACGGGGAAAATCGGGCGTCAGATTGGCGAATGGCAGGGCGATCCGGTGTGGATGGTGTGTCAGGCGATGCACAATCACATGGTGTCCGCGCGGCAGATGCTCGATCAGGATCGCGGGTTATTCCAGCTGGTCGGTCGCGGCGTACAGTTGTCGGAATTTTACCGTTCGCATAAATTCTGCGGCTACTGCGGCCATGAAATGCAGGTCAGCAAAACGGAATGGGCTGCGCTGTGCGGGCATTGTCGTGAACGGTATTATCCGCAAATCGCGCCCTGCATTATTGTCGCAATCCGCCGTGGTGATGAGATTTTGCTGGCGCAACATGTCCGTCACCGTAACGGCATCCACACGGTACTGGCCGGTTTCGTAGAAGTCGGGGAAACCCTTGAAGAAACCGTGGCGCGTGAAGTGATGGAAGAGAGCAATATTCGCGTGAAGAACGTCCGCTACGTGAGTTCTCAGCCGTGGCCGTTCCCGAATTCGCTGA from Rahnella sikkimica encodes the following:
- the rsd gene encoding sigma D regulator, encoding MLNRLERLTQRVGGSNELVDQWLHARKELLVSYCTLVGLKPNKEKHTPLNEKALDNFCHNLVDYLSAGHFHLYQRVIDEVDSAEIKLQAAKIYPALELNTEAIMAFHDSYTENDIDDDNAFAFHYALSDVGEALDARFQLEDQLIILAFDPESRKELPSANEEHLARPA
- the nudC gene encoding NAD(+) diphosphatase, which codes for MELQITEQHTGWWVISYEGKLWLPEGELPFGSAAQFSLTGKIGRQIGEWQGDPVWMVCQAMHNHMVSARQMLDQDRGLFQLVGRGVQLSEFYRSHKFCGYCGHEMQVSKTEWAALCGHCRERYYPQIAPCIIVAIRRGDEILLAQHVRHRNGIHTVLAGFVEVGETLEETVAREVMEESNIRVKNVRYVSSQPWPFPNSLMMAFMADYDSGDIVHDPKELLNAGWYRFDALPQLPPPGTIARRLIEDTVALCRAERDEADV